From Nocardia sp. NBC_00416:
CCGAACAGGTCGCGGTCGGTGAACAGGGCCCGGATACCACCCCGCGCGAGGGCGCTCTCCCGGTGGATCGTGCTCAGCGTCCCGACGTCGATCTGGCCCTCGCGCAGCGCCTGCTCGGTGTTCACCGGCGGAACCACCACCAGTTGCACGGTCTTGATCTCGTCCGGGGTGAGGCCCTGTTGCGCGAGCCATTCCCGGATGAGGAACTCGTGATGCGCGCCGAGGGTGTTCATCCCGATCTTCTTGCCGATCAGATCGCGCGCCGACCGGAGCGGACTGTCCTGCAGCACGTAGTATCCGGTGTACTCCTCGGCATCCGCACCGTAGGAGCTGAGCACCGAGGTGATCGGGGCGCCGGCCGCGTTGAGCTTGACCACGGCGCCGTTGAAGGCCGAGCCGAACTCGATCTCCCCGGTCGCCGCGGACTGGATGTCCTGCGGGCCGCTGGTGGTGTCGCCGACCCACTCCAGCTGTACCTTGTCGTAATAGCCGAGATCCGCGGCCAGTTCGTGGAATCCCACGCGACCGGACCAGCCCTGGTACCGCAGGATGGTCTTGCCGTCGGCGGTCTTGGACGCCTCGCCGCCTGCCCCGCACGCGCAGAGCAGCATCGCGAGTGCGGTCACCGCCGCGACGCACACGGCGGCGACCGGCCGCCGTTGTCCACGTATCGATTCCGGACGTACTGGCATGGATTCTGCCCCTTGTGATCGTCGGACTGCCCGGTAATCGTGCGGTCCGCGACCGCGACAGCGAAGCCTTTGCCTCAGGACGAGTCCAAACCCGCGGCGGGACATCGCCCGGTTCCGCGGCGTCGCGGCCGCTCCGGATCACACCCGGTTACCAGGAATTCGAGGCCCTTTTTCAGGCAAATTGATGGGATGTTCAGCGACGCAGAGTGAATCAGCAAACCACCAGCTCCGCGCCGGGTTAATATGCGGCGCGCACCGAAGTTATTCGGCCGAGACGCCGACGAGACTTCGGCGCGACAGTCCGGGCCCGGGATATTGCGGACCCGCCTGTAATCCACTCCGTCCCGCACTTATCGAACACAGAAGGAACGATGCTCAAAATTCTGGCCATCGGCGCGGTCGCATCCGCGCTCGTGTTCGGCAGCTTCTGCAGTGCCTCGGCATACCCCCATCCCGGCGCCTCCCGGCCGGGCGCGGCGGGTGTGCACAGCCCGGCGGGCAAGGACGATTCGGTCGCGCAGCTACCCTTCGCCGACCGAGAATTCCTCCGGGCCAGTGCGTTCGACGACGAAACCCGCCAGCTCCAGGACGCGGCGATCGCCCTAGCGCACGCCCAGTGCGACTATCTCGACAGCTCCGGTAACACAGCGGCGCACCGTACCTACCTCGCCGAGGAGGCACGGCCGTTCGTGGAGTATCCCTATCTGTTCCTCGAGGCCGCGGTCCGGGCCTACTGCCCGCGGCACACTGTCATGACCTGATTAGCGGGTCCCCACCGAATTCTATGAACCCCCAGCAACAGCGACGGCGCCGCTTCCCGTAAGGGAGCGGCGCCGCCGGTGCCCGATCAGTGCTTGCGCCGCGACTTGGGCCCGCGGCCCTGCTGTTTGGTCTGCGACCGGGCCGCTTCCCGACGTTCCCGGCGGGTGCCCTGCTGCTGGCCGTCGGACCCGTACTCCTCTTCGTCGCTGTGCACCGCGGTGCGCCCGCCCTCGTCCGGACCCGAATAGCTCAGGCCACGCGGGCCCGATTCATCGATACCCCGAGCGCGCAACGCCGGCGGGGCGCCGTTCTGGATCGGGAGTTTCTCGGTCGGGTACTGGCTGCTCGGCGGCAGCGGCTGCGAGCCGATCGGGGACCGCAGACCGGGGTCGACCTGGGTGCCCGCGGGTTGCGGCTGCTGGACCTCGACCTGGACGTTGAACAGGATGCCGACGGCGTCCTCCTTCAACCCCTCCAGCATGTTGGCGAACATATCGAAGCCCTCGCGCTGATACTCCACCAGCGGATCGCGCTGGGCCATGGCGCGCAGGCCGATACCTTCCTTCAGATAGTCCATCTCGTAGAGGTGCTCACGCCATTTGCGGTCCAGCACCGACAGCAGCACCTGCCGTTCCAGGGTGCGCATACTGCCCTCGCCCGCCAAACCGTCGATATCGGATTCGCGCTGCTCGTAGGCGACGTGGGCATCGTCGAGCAGGGTGTCCAGCAGATCGTCGCGGGTGAGTTCACCGGCCTCGCCGACTTCGGTCTCCCCGGACACCTCGCGGTGGTCGATGCTCACCGGGTACAGCGTCTTGAGCGCGCCCCACAGCTTGTCCAGATCCCAGTCCTCCACATATCCCTCGGCGGTGGCCCCGTCCACGTACGCGGAGATCACATCGGTGATCATGCTCTGGACCTGGCCCTCCATATCCTCACCGCGCAGGATCTGGTTGCGCTCGTCGTAGATGACGGTGCGCTGCTGGTTCATCACCTCGTCGTACTTGAGCACGTTCTTGCGGATCTCGAAGTTCTGCTGCTCGACCTGGGTCTGCGCACTCTTGATGGCCTTCGACACCATCTTCGCCTCGATCGGCACATCGTCGGGCAGGTTGAGCCGGGTCATGATCGATTCCAGCGCCGCGCCGTTGAACCGGCGCATGAGCTCGTCGCCGAGCGAGAGGTAGAAACGGGATTCACCGGGGTCGCCCTGGCGGCCGGAACGACCGCGCAGCTGATTGTCGATACGCCGGGAGTCGTGGCGTTCGGTGCCGAGCACGTACAGACCGCCGGCGTCCTTCACCGCCTCGGCGTCCTCGGCGACCTGCTTCTTCACCTTCTCCAGCGCGTGGAACCAGTTGGCCTGGTAGTCCTCGGGAGTGGTCACCGGGTCCAGACCCTGCTGACGCAGCAGGGTGTCGGTGATGATGTCGGGGTTGCCGCCGAGTACGACGTCGGTACCGCGACCCGCCATATTCGTCGCGACGGTGACGGTGCCGGGGCGACCCGCCTCGGCGATGATCTGGGCTTCCTTCTCGTGGAACTTCGCGTTGAGCACATTGTGCGGAACGCCGCGTTTGGTGAGCTGCTTGGACAGGTATTCCGACCGATCCACGCTGGTGGTGCCGATCAGCACGGGCTGGCCCGCCTGATGCCTTTCCACCACGTCGTCGACCACGGCGCTGAACTTCGCCTCTTCGGTCTTGTAGATGAGGTCGGCCTGATCGATGCGGATCGGCGGCTTGTTGGTCGGGATCGGGATGACGCCCAGGCTGTAGATCTGGTGCAGTTCGGCCGCCTCGGTTTCGGCGGTACCCGTCATACCGGACAGTTTGTCGTAGAGACGGAAGTAGTTCTGCAGGGTGATGGTGGCCAGGGTCTGGTTCTCCGGCTGGATCTCGACCTCTTCCTTGGCCTCGATCGCCTGGTGCATGCCCTCGTTGTAGCGTCGGCCGACCAGGATGCGGCCGGTGAACTCGTCGACGATGATGACCTCGCCGTCGCGGACGATGTAGTCCTTGTCCCGGGTGTAGAGCTCCTTGGCCTTGACGGCGTTGTTCAGGTAGCTCACCAGGGGCGAGTTCGCGGCCTCGTAGAGATTGTCGATGCCGAGCTGGTCCTCGACCAATTCCACACCGGCCTCGTGCACGCCGACGGTGCGTTTCTTGATATCGACCTCGTAGTGGAGATCTTTTTTCAGAAGCGGCGCAATTCGGGCGAATTCGGCATACCACTTACTGGAGGCGTCGGCGGGGCCCGAGATGATCAACGGGGTACGGGCCTCGTCGATGAGAATGGAGTCGACCTCGTCCACCACCGCGAAATTGTGGCCGCGCTGGACCAGATCGTCGAGCGAATGGGTCATATTGTCGCGCAGATAGTCGAAGCCGAATTCGTTGTTCGTGCCGTAGGTGATGTCGGCGTTGTAGGCGTCGCGACGCTGCGGGGGCGTCATCCCGGACAGGATCGCGCCCACCTCGAGACCGAGGAAGCGGTGCACCCGGCCCATCCACTCGGAGTCGCGTTTGGCCAGGTAGTCGTTGGTGGTGACGATGTGCACACCGTCGCCGCTGACCGCGTTCAGATACGCGGGGAGCACCGAGGTCAGGGTTTTGCCCTCACCGGTCTTCATTTCCGCGATATTGCCCAGGTGCAGCGCCGCGCCACCCATGATCTGCACTTTGTAGTGCTTCTGCTGGAGCACCCGCCACGACCCCTCCCGGGCCACCGCGAATGCCTCGAGCAGCAGGTCGTCGAGCGATTCGCCGTCGGCGTAGCGCTCGCGGAATTCGTCGGTCTTGGCGCGCAGTTCGGTATCGGTGAGGTCCTCGTAGTCGCCCTCGAGCGCGAGCACCTCGTCGGCGAGATGGGAGAGGCGCTTGACCATGCGACCCTCACCAAAACGTAGCAACCTCGTCAGTGTCAGCGCAGGCACGAGTCTCGTCAGTCCTCTGGGTCGGTTTCGGCTCCGATGTTCACGGCCGCGCGGGTCCCGGCGACGGGCCGCGTAGCCGCAGCTTGCTTCATGGTAATGCGGCTCCCATGGTAGGCGCCGCCGCGTACCCGGCCAGTGTGCCTTCGTCACAATCCGCGGCCGGAACGGGGGCGCCTCGGCTATATCACCGCGGGCCCACGCGCAAGTCCCTGAATTACATATCGGAATATCACACACAATGATGCGGGAACAGGTGCCACCTGGTCACAATGGAGGCCGGATTCCCGGACTCCGAAGGGGCAGACACCAGCGTGATAGCGAAGCTGACACCGCAGGACGCCGACTTCTTCCGCCTGGAATCGACCACGCACCCGGTGCACATCGGGTCGCTGGCCGTACTGGACAACACCGCCGAAGACGGCGGTCGGATCCTGGACTACCAGGGGCTGGTCGATCTGGTGGAATCACGCCTGCCGCTCATACCGCGATACCGGCGCAAGGTGCGCGAGATTCCGCTCTCGCTGGGCCGGCCGGTCTGGGTCGAGGACAGTCGCTTCGATATCACCTACCACCTGCGCCGTTCCGCGCTGCCGTCACCGGGCAGCGACGAGCAGCTCTACGAACTGGTCGCGCGGCTGGGATCCCGGACGCTGGACCCGAGCCGCCCGCTGTGGGAGATGTACCTGATCGAGGGGCTGGCCGGGGGGCGGTGCGCCCTGTACACGAAGTCCCATGCCGCGCTGATCGACGGGCACGCCGCTCTGGAGATCGGGCATGTCGTCGTGGACGGAGCCGAGTCCCCGCGGGAGATCGCCGACGACTCCTGGCTTCCGGGACGCGAACCCAGCGATACCGATCTGCTGCTGGGGGCGCTGGGCCATCTGGTGGCTCAGCCCGGATCCGCGGTGGAGGTGCTGCGCGAGGTCGGCGCGGGCACCGCCGGACTGATCGGCACGGCCGGCCGGACCCTGGACGGTGTGGTCTCGGCGGTGCGGTCGGCGGCGAGCAGCACCCCGGACAGCCCACTGAACGCGCGAACGTCCCGGCAGCGCAGGTTCACGGTGGCGGTGACCGATCTCGCCGACTACAAGCGGGTGCACCAGCAGGTCGGCTGCACGATCAACGATGTCGTGCTGGCGGTGGTGACCGGCGCGCTGCGCAACTGGCTGCTCTCGCGGAACAAGGGACTCACCGAATCGAGCGTGCTGCGCGCGGTGGTGCCTATGTCGGGGTACGACGGCGACCCGGGGACCGGCCGCAGCCTGCCCAGCGGGATCACCCCGTTCCTGATCGACCTGCCGGTGGGCGAACCGAGCCCGGTGATGCGGCTGTCCCATATCGCGCATGCCACCGCGGAGGACGCCCGCGACCGGCACGGAGTCCGCGCGCGGACCCTCGTGCATCTCGCCGGCTTCGCTCCGGCCAGCCTGCACGCGATGAGTGTGCGGGCGGCGAGTACGTTCGCAGACCATACGTTCAATCTGGTGATCACCAACGCGCCCGGCCCGCAGACTGCGATGTTCGTCGGCGGGGCGCGGATGCTGGAGATGTACCCGGTTTCGCCACTGCTGCGCAACCAGGCGACGAGTATCGGGATCACGTCCTACGACGGACGGGTCTGCTACGGACTCAACGCCGACCGCGAGGCGATGGCCGATATCGGTGTGCTGGCCGCGTCGGTGCCCGAATCGATGGAGGAGATACTCGGTGCCTGCCTCTGACCGCAAAACCATGCGTGTGTACGTCCCGGCCACGGTGCCGATGCTGCGCGAACTCGTGGAGAAACGGGAGCTGCACGCGGTCGGGGGGACGGCGTTCGCGCTCACACCGGCATTGCGTGAGGCCTACGCGTCGGGTGACGACGAGGAGCTGGCGGAGGTCGCCATGGCCGAGGCGGCGCGGGCGGCGCTGCGGCTGCTGGCCGAGGAGGTGCACGGTCCCGGTACTCCGATGTACCGGCGCGCGGTGATCGCGGTGGACGCCACGGGCGCCACCCTGCGGCCGGACCTCGACGACGCGGTGGTGAAACTGGACGGACCGATCCAGTACAAACGGATCGCGTCGGTACACCTGGATCTGGCCGAGGCCGAACCGGCGGTGGCCAAGGCGGTGGACATCATCGACGCCGCAGATCTGGGCGATGAGGACGCCGAGTTCGTCCTCGGCGACGCCGAGGACCATCAGCTCGCCTGGTACGCCACGCAGGAACTGCCCTTCCTCGTCGACCTGCTCTGAGCCCGGACCCTGTGACCGGGGACGGCCGGGGCGCGCGCGGACTGTGAGCCGCAACCGGGGCCGCGGTCCCCGCTCACCTGGGCCCCCAGCGGAACCTACGATGCCGTAACCTGGTGCCACGGCGCGCCCCGGGCGCGGAACCACAGGAGAAGAACAGCGCAAATGGGCAGGAAACCGAACGCGAAGACGGTGCGCGGTGTCAAGGATTGGCTGGAGGCGCCGGCGGCCGGCATCGCCGAACGCGGCGGCAAACTGAATCTGCTGCGAGGGGCGGTGGCACGGGCGACCACACCACTGCTGCCCGACGACTATTTGCACCTGGCCAACCCGCTGTGGTCGGCACGGGAGCTGCGCGGCCGGGTGGTCGACGTCCGCAAGGAGACCGCCGATTCGGCGACGCTGGTCATCAAACCCGGCTGGGGATTCGACTTCCGGTACGAACCCGGGCAGTACATCGGTATCGGGATCCTCGTCGGCGGCCGCTGGCATTGGCGGTCTTACTCACTGACCAGCCCGCCCGACTGGAACGACCCGCGCTACGGCAAGAAGGTCATCGCCATCGCGGTGAAGGCCATGCCCGAAGGGTTCCTGTCGAGCCACCTGGTCAACGGCGTGTCGCCCGGCACCGTCGTGCGGCTGGCAGCCCCGCAGGGCGCGTTCGTACTGCCGTCGCCCCCGCCGCCGAAGGTGCTGTTCCTCACCGCCGGCTCCGGGATCACACCGGTGATGTCGATGCTGCGCGCGATGGACCGCCGCGACGCGGTGACCGATGTGGTGCACATCCACTCGGCCCGTACCGCCGAGGACGTGATGTTCGCGGCCGAACTCGACGATCTACACAGCCGCCGCCCCGGGTTCGTCTCGCATATCCACCTCACCGGAGCGAACGGCAAGTTCGCCACCACTGCCCTGGACGAGCTCTACCCGGACTGGCGGGAACGGCAGACCTGGGCGTGCGGGCCGCTGGGGATGCTCGACGAGATCGAGAAACACTGGCATGAGGCCGGTCTGGGGTCGGCGCTGCACGTCGAACGATTCGAGGTGGAGCGGTCGGCGACCACCGAGGGCGGCACCGTCACCTTCGGCAAGAGCGGCCGGTCGGTCACCGTGGACGGCGCCACGACCCTGCTGGAGGCCGGTGAATCCGCCGGTGTTCAGCTGCCGTTCGGCTGTCGGATGGGTATCTGCCAGACCTGTGTGGTGACCTTGAGTGCGGGACATGCCCGCGATCTGCGCAACGGCACCGAACGGTTCGAAGGAGAAAAGGTGCAGACGTGCATCTCCGCCGCGGCGGGTGACTGCACGCTCGAGGTGTGACGAATACGGTTCGCCCGGCAACGGTGCCCTACGGGTACGCTCGGACTGAACCGTAGGTCGCTTCCCGGGTGCGGGAAGAATCCCGGACCCGGGAAACCTCTTCGGCGTTTCCGACCTATCCCACTCTCGTCTTCGCATACTGCGCCTACAGAAGGGACGCCGGTGGCTATCACCGACATCAGAGCCTTTGCCCACCTCACGGCCGAGGATGTCGAGACACTGGGGCAGGAGCTCGACACCATCCGCCGATCGGTCGAGCAATCCCTGGGCGAACGGGACGCCAAATACATCCGGCGCACCATCACCGCCCAGCGCGGTCTGGAACTGGCCGCGCGCGCCGTGCTGTTCGGCAGCCGCAACCGCTGGGCCTGGCTGAGCGGGACCGCGATGCTGTCCGTCGCCAAGATCATCGAGAACATGGAGCTCGGGCACAACATCAGCCACGGTCAGTGGGACTGGATGAACGATCCGGAGATCCACTCCACCAACTGGGAATGGGATATGACCGGCCCATCCGCCCAATGGCGCCGAGCGCACAATTACTCCCACCACACCTACACCAATGTGCTCGGCAAGGACGAGGACCTCGGCTTCGGCATTCTGCGGATGACCCGCGACGAAGCGTGGCGGCCGATACACCTGGTGCAACCGGTCGCCAATATCGTCCTGGCCGCGTTGTTCGAATGGGGCATCGCCCTGCACGATTGGACCATCGAGAAACAGCTCTCCGACACCCCGCGTTTCCAGGTCCTCTCCGAACCGAACAGACTGTTCGGCCGCAAGATCGCCCGGCAGGTGACCAAGGATTTCCTGATCTATCCGGCCGTCACCGGACCCGCCTTCATGTCGACCCTGAAGGCGAACGCCACCGCGAATCTGATCCGCAATCTGTGGGCCTACGCGGTGATCTTCTGCGGACATTTCCCGGACGGCGCGGAGAAGTTCACCGAGGAACAGCTCGAAGGCGAGACGCCCGGTGAATGGTATCTGCGCCAGATGCTGGGCAGCGCGAACTTCTCGGCAGGCCCGGTCATGGGGTTCATGAGCGGCAATCTGAGTTATCAGATCGAGCATCACCTCTTCCCCGATCTGCCGAGCAACCGCTATCCCGAGGTAGCGGTCGGCGTGCGCGAACTCTGCGAGAAATACGATCTGCCGTACACCACCGGATCGCTGGGCAAGCAGTATCTGCTCGCCTTCCGCACCATCCACAAGCTCGCCCTACCGGACCGATTTCTGCGCCGGACCGCCGACGATGCGCCCGAAACTTCCTCCGAACGTAAATTCGCGGGGATCACGCTGCACGGCGGGCCGGAGAATCGGCCGTGGAGTATCGATCCGGCGACCGGAAAGCGGCGCGGGCTGCGTTCGGCCATGCACGAAGCCAAGATCGTGCTGCGCGCCAAGGCCGAGCACGAAAAGGAAGTGCTGCGCGGTGCGGAGCGGACCCTGCGGGCCAAGGCCCGGCAGGAGAAAGACCTGCTCCGGCGCGCACGACACGCACTGCGCAAGTCGGCCGCGTCCAACCCCGCATAATCCGTTCATCGCATTCATCGGCTCACGTAACGATCGCCAGCCGGTGTGCGATCATGAACCGAGATCCCACGGTGACGCATAACAGCGGCATTTCCGCTTGACATATCATCCGGCTTTGGGACGCGCAATAGGGCGCACACCACATTTTCTACGTAAATCTCCAAACCTACGGTGTCGTAACTTACGGTAGGGTAGCCGCCATGGCTATCTCGGATGTTCAGGAATACGCCCACCTCACCGAGGCGGATGTGGAAGCGCTCGGAGCAGAGTTCGACGCGATTCGCCGGGACATCGAATCGACGCGGGGCGAACGGGACGCCCGGTATATCCGCAATGTCATCCGATTGCAGCGCGCACTCGAAATCAGTGGCCGCACCGTCCTGTTCGCCAGCTTCCTGCCCCCGGCCTGGTTGGCCGGCGTGGCGCTGCTGGGCACCGCCAAGATCATCGAGAACATGGAGATCGGGCACAATGTGATGCACGGCCAGTGGGACTGGATGAACGATCCGGAGATCCACTCCACCCACTGGGAATGGGACAACGCGGGTCCGTCCAAACACTGGAAGCACACCCACAACTACCTGCACCACAAGTACACCAACGTGCTGGGAATGGACGACGATATCGGCTACGGCCTGCTGCGGGTCACGCGCGATCAGCGCTGGAAGCCGTTCAATATCGGCAACCCCGTCTACAACCTGGTGCTGCAGTCGCTCTTCGAATACGGCGTCGCGATCCAGCATCTCGAACTCGGCAAACTCGCGGCCGGAAAGTTCGCACCGGGAACCCCGGAACGGGCCGAATTCGATCGTAAGGCCGACGAGGTATTGGCCAAGGTCAAAAAGCAGGCGCTCAAGGACTACGTCGTCTTCCCGTTGCTGACCGGCCCCTCGTTCTTCCACACACTCACCGCGAATCTCGCGGCCAATGTGGTCCGCAATGTCTGGACCAACGCCGTCATCTTCTGCGGCCACTTTCCCGACGGCGCGGAGAAGTTCACCAAGGCCGACATCGACGACGAGACCCAGGCCCAGTGGTACCTCCGGCAGATGCTGGGCAGTGCCAATATCTCCGGCAGCAAGCTCATGCACTTCATGACCGGCAACCTCAGCCATCAGATCGAACACCACCTGTTCCCGGACCTGCCCAGCAACCGGTACGCGGAAGTCGCGGTCCGGGTGCGCGAACTCTGCGATAAATACGACCTGCCCTACACCACGGGCTCGCTGCCGGTGCAGTACTTCAAAGCCTGGCGCACCATCGCGAAACTCGCGCTGCCCAACAAATACCTCCGGCACACCGCCGACGATGCCCCGGAAACCGCCTCGGAACGGAAGTTCAACGGGCAGGCGGTGTCCACGATCGACCCGGTCACGGGTAAACGTCGCGGACTGCGCACCGCGATCACCGAAGGACGGCGCCGGATCCGCCGTCGCGCGGCAGCCATGGCGAGCTGAGCCTCGAAGCGCCGGCCACGCACGGGGTCGGCGCACACAGACATCGCGTCCACCCGGACGGTCGCCATCCATGGCCGGGCCCACCCGGTCCTGCAGCCACTGAGCGCAGCAGTAAGAACCTCGGTCACGAGGGCCTCGACCCGCGACGCCGTAGGCGACGCAAACCCCCACAGTCGGGGCCCGCCCCGGTTCTGCAGCGACTGAGCGCGTGCGCACCGCCGACCATAGATCGGCAACCATCGACCACTGGCAGGGTCGTGAACCTACCCACACCGGCCAAGACACACGTCAGCCCTCACCTCTCGCCCCGTCCGGATGGTCCACCTCCGAGGTCGGGGCCCGCCCCGGTTCTGGACCGACGGAGCGAAGGAGCGCAGCAACCGATCGCGTGCGCACCGCCGACCATAGATCGGCAACCATCGACCACTGGCAGGGTCGTGAACCTACCCACACCGGCCAAGACACACGTCAGCCCTCACCTCTCGCCCCGTCCGGATGGCCCACCTCCGAGGTCGGGGCCCGCCCCGGTTCTGGACCGACGGAGCGAAGGAGCGCAGCAACCGATCGCGTGCGCACCGCCGACCATAGATCGGCAACCATCGACCACTGGCAGGGTCGTGAACCTACCCACACCGGCCAAGACACACGTCAGCCCTCACCTCTCGCCCCGTCCGGATGGCCCACCTCCGAGGTCGGGGCCCGCCCCGGTTCTGGAGCGACAGAGCGAAGGAGCGCAGCGACTGAGCGGCGGAGTGAAGAACCGGGGTTAACGAGGGCCCCGACCCGCGCCGCCGAAGGCGGCGCAATAAACACAGCCCCGACCCGACCCGTCGCAGGCGGGGCAAATAAGTTCGTCACCGTGTGTGCTGCGGAGATGAGTGTGTACGAGGCCATCAGGACCCGCCGGGACGTCCGGGCCGAGTTCACCGGTGATCGGATCGACGACGCGGCCCTGTGGCGAATCCTCGGGGCCGCGCATTGCGCGCCCAGTGTCGGCAATTCTCAGCCCTGGGATTTCGTGGTGGTGCGCGACCGGACGACGTTGCGGACGTTCGCGACTCATGTAGCGGCGAAAAGGCACGAGTTCGCGCGCTCTCTGCCCCCGGAGCGCGCGCGGACCTTCGAACCGATCAAAGTCGAGGGGATCGAGGAGAGCGGTACCGGGATTGTGGTCGTCCATGACGATTCCCGTGGCGGCCCCCAAGTTCTCGGCCGGGCCACCGTGCCCGAAACCGGGCTGTATTCCACCATTCTCGCTGTCCAGAATCTCTGGCTCGCCGCGACCGCCGAGGGGATCGGGGTGGGGTGGGTGTCGTTCTACGACGAACCGGTCCTCGCCGATCTGATCGGCCTGCCCGGTGGCGTCCGGCCGGTCGCCTGGCTGTGCGTCGGTCCGGTCAGCGAATTCCAGCGTGTCCCCGATTTGGAACGCTTCGGCTGGCGCGACCGGCGGCCGCTGCGCGATGCCGTCCATCGGGAGCGCTACGGGGACAACGGTCGCGCACGATAAAACCGACCGGCCCCCTGTGGACCGGTCGGCGCGAGTGTCGGCTAGGCGAGCCTGATCAGACCGTAATCGAAGGCGTGCCGGCGGTAGACCACCGACGGCCGATCGGTTTCCTTGTCCTGGAACAAGAAGAAATCGTGGCCGACCAACTCCATTTGATAAAGCGCGTCGTCGACCGTCATCGGGATCGCCGAGTGCACCTTGGTGCGCACGATATGGCCGGGCCCCTCGTATTCGGGATAGTCGGCCTCGAAGTCGGAACGCTTCATACTGCGCTGCGCGTGGTCGTGCGGGATATCGAAGAGTTCGCCGGGCAGCGCGTCCTCGGCCAGCTCGGCAGTGGCGTCGTGCACCGACAGCGGGGTCTTATCGCCGTAGTGCACGCGGCGCCGATCCTTGGTGCGGCGCAGACGGCTCTCCAGTTTCGCCGTCACGGCCTCGAAGGCGGCGTAGAAACTGTCCGCGCAGGCCTCGGCGCGCACGATCGGGCCCTTGCCACGCGCGGTGATCTCGACCCGCTGGCAGCTCTTGCGTTGACGACGATTGCGTTCGTGGAAGAGTTCCACGTCGAAGAGGAAGATCGATGGATCGAAACGCTCCAGCCGGGACAGCTTCTCCGACACATAGATTCGGAAATGATCGGGGACCTCGACATTGCGGCCCTTGACCACGATTTCCGCGCGGGTGTCCCGTGGTCGGTCGAGCTGATCGTCCAGCTGCGTCTCGGCGGTGTCCTGTACTGAAGGTCGTGAAGAAGTCGTCACGCGTACCTCCCGGATCTGGCCGCACACTTCCGACGTATGCGGCGGGATGAAACGGTACCGGCCACGTCGGATCTAGTCGGCCGGCACTTGAGTCCGAGGCCCACCTCCAAACTCCCGGAACGGGTGTGTGAACGCGACGCTAGTACGCGGATCCGACGTTCGCCACTGTTCACGCAAATTTCCCGGATTCACACGGCACAAGTCACGAATACGCCATCGAGGCATAAACCGGTGGCCGTCAGGGCACGCGCGCACGCGTTCACCGTCGCACCTGTTGTCAGTACATCATCGACCAAGACGACCTGGGCATTCATCGTCCGGACAGGCATCGGCGCGGCGCTCACCCGGCCGCGCAGATTGCGGTCGCGCTCGCGCGCCGACAGGCCTGCCGAATCGCGGACTCCCCACCACACTCGCAGACAGGACAGCACCTGGCAACCGTGCAGCGACTGGGCCGCTACCAGCGCGCATCGCGATACCGGATCGCCACCACGCCGCCGCGCCGCGGCCCGCCGGCTCGGCGAGGGTACAAGTATCAGGGGACGGCCGGGGGCCCGCAACTCGGCCAGCCCGGCGGCCAGGGCGAGGCCGAGCGGCCGCGCGAGATCCCG
This genomic window contains:
- a CDS encoding ferredoxin reductase — encoded protein: MGRKPNAKTVRGVKDWLEAPAAGIAERGGKLNLLRGAVARATTPLLPDDYLHLANPLWSARELRGRVVDVRKETADSATLVIKPGWGFDFRYEPGQYIGIGILVGGRWHWRSYSLTSPPDWNDPRYGKKVIAIAVKAMPEGFLSSHLVNGVSPGTVVRLAAPQGAFVLPSPPPPKVLFLTAGSGITPVMSMLRAMDRRDAVTDVVHIHSARTAEDVMFAAELDDLHSRRPGFVSHIHLTGANGKFATTALDELYPDWRERQTWACGPLGMLDEIEKHWHEAGLGSALHVERFEVERSATTEGGTVTFGKSGRSVTVDGATTLLEAGESAGVQLPFGCRMGICQTCVVTLSAGHARDLRNGTERFEGEKVQTCISAAAGDCTLEV
- a CDS encoding fatty acid desaturase family protein; its protein translation is MAITDIRAFAHLTAEDVETLGQELDTIRRSVEQSLGERDAKYIRRTITAQRGLELAARAVLFGSRNRWAWLSGTAMLSVAKIIENMELGHNISHGQWDWMNDPEIHSTNWEWDMTGPSAQWRRAHNYSHHTYTNVLGKDEDLGFGILRMTRDEAWRPIHLVQPVANIVLAALFEWGIALHDWTIEKQLSDTPRFQVLSEPNRLFGRKIARQVTKDFLIYPAVTGPAFMSTLKANATANLIRNLWAYAVIFCGHFPDGAEKFTEEQLEGETPGEWYLRQMLGSANFSAGPVMGFMSGNLSYQIEHHLFPDLPSNRYPEVAVGVRELCEKYDLPYTTGSLGKQYLLAFRTIHKLALPDRFLRRTADDAPETSSERKFAGITLHGGPENRPWSIDPATGKRRGLRSAMHEAKIVLRAKAEHEKEVLRGAERTLRAKARQEKDLLRRARHALRKSAASNPA
- a CDS encoding fatty acid desaturase family protein, which gives rise to MAISDVQEYAHLTEADVEALGAEFDAIRRDIESTRGERDARYIRNVIRLQRALEISGRTVLFASFLPPAWLAGVALLGTAKIIENMEIGHNVMHGQWDWMNDPEIHSTHWEWDNAGPSKHWKHTHNYLHHKYTNVLGMDDDIGYGLLRVTRDQRWKPFNIGNPVYNLVLQSLFEYGVAIQHLELGKLAAGKFAPGTPERAEFDRKADEVLAKVKKQALKDYVVFPLLTGPSFFHTLTANLAANVVRNVWTNAVIFCGHFPDGAEKFTKADIDDETQAQWYLRQMLGSANISGSKLMHFMTGNLSHQIEHHLFPDLPSNRYAEVAVRVRELCDKYDLPYTTGSLPVQYFKAWRTIAKLALPNKYLRHTADDAPETASERKFNGQAVSTIDPVTGKRRGLRTAITEGRRRIRRRAAAMAS
- the bluB gene encoding 5,6-dimethylbenzimidazole synthase is translated as MSVYEAIRTRRDVRAEFTGDRIDDAALWRILGAAHCAPSVGNSQPWDFVVVRDRTTLRTFATHVAAKRHEFARSLPPERARTFEPIKVEGIEESGTGIVVVHDDSRGGPQVLGRATVPETGLYSTILAVQNLWLAATAEGIGVGWVSFYDEPVLADLIGLPGGVRPVAWLCVGPVSEFQRVPDLERFGWRDRRPLRDAVHRERYGDNGRAR
- the hpf gene encoding ribosome hibernation-promoting factor, HPF/YfiA family, whose translation is MTTSSRPSVQDTAETQLDDQLDRPRDTRAEIVVKGRNVEVPDHFRIYVSEKLSRLERFDPSIFLFDVELFHERNRRQRKSCQRVEITARGKGPIVRAEACADSFYAAFEAVTAKLESRLRRTKDRRRVHYGDKTPLSVHDATAELAEDALPGELFDIPHDHAQRSMKRSDFEADYPEYEGPGHIVRTKVHSAIPMTVDDALYQMELVGHDFFLFQDKETDRPSVVYRRHAFDYGLIRLA
- a CDS encoding ComF family protein, with the translated sequence MRTLLDLVVPSECGGCRRPGTRWCPECARSLSGPPIRVYPRTDPGVPCWASSRYRGPARQAVLAAKERGRRDLARPLGLALAAGLAELRAPGRPLILVPSPSRRAAARRRGGDPVSRCALVAAQSLHGCQVLSCLRVWWGVRDSAGLSARERDRNLRGRVSAAPMPVRTMNAQVVLVDDVLTTGATVNACARALTATGLCLDGVFVTCAV